One Vitis riparia cultivar Riparia Gloire de Montpellier isolate 1030 chromosome 4, EGFV_Vit.rip_1.0, whole genome shotgun sequence genomic window carries:
- the LOC117912875 gene encoding G-box-binding factor 1 isoform X2, which produces MGAGEDTTPTKPSKPTSSAQEMPTTPSYPEWSSSMQAYYGPGATPPPFFAPSVASPTPHPYLWGSQHPLIPPYGTPVPYSALYPPGGVYAHPNLATAPSAAHLNPELEGKGPEGKDKASAKKSKGTSGNTVKGGESGKAASGSGNDGASPSAESGSEGSSDASDENTNQQEFASSKKGSFNQMLADANAQNNISGTSVQASVPGKPVISMPATNLNIGMDLWSASPGGSGATKLRPNPSGISSSVAPAAMVGREGVMPDQWIQDERELKRQKRKQSNRESARRSRLRKQLEY; this is translated from the exons ATGGGGGCTGGGGAAGATACCACACCTACTAAGCCTTCCAAACCAACTTCTTCAGCTCAg GAAATGCCAACGACGCCCTCATATCCTGAGTGGTCGAGCTCTATGCAG GCTTATTATGGTCCTGGAGCTACACCACCTCCCTTTTTTGCTCCCTCTGTTGCTTCTCCAACTCCCCATCCATATCTGTGGGGAAGCCAG CATCCTTTAATTCCTCCATATGGAACGCCAGTTCCATACTCAGCCTTATATCCTCCAGGAGGTGTTTATGCACATCCTAATTTGGCCACG GCTCCAAGTGCAGCACATTTAAACCCTGAGTTGGAAGGGAAAGGCCCTGAGGGAAAAGACAAGGCTTCAGCAAAGAAATCTAAAGGAACATCAGGAAATACTGTTAAGGGTGGCGAGAGTGGAAAGGCAGCTTCAGGCTCAGGAAATGATGGTGCCTCACCAAG TGCTGAAAGTGGAAGTGAGGGTTCATCAGATGCAAGTGATGAGAATACTAACCAACAA GAATTTGCTTCTAGTAAGAAGGGAAGTTTCAATCAGATGCTTGCTGATG CCAATGCACAGAATAACATCTCTGGAACAAGTGTTCAGGCTTCAGTTCCTGGGAAGCCTGTAATATCTATGCCTGCAACTAATCTAAATATTGGGATGGACTTATGGAGTGCATCTCCTGGGGGCTCTGGAGCTACGAAACTGAGACCAAATCCATCTGGCATCTCATCTTCTGTTGCTCCAGCAGCAATGGTTGGGCGTGAAGGCGTTATGCCTGACCAGTGGATTCAA GATGAACGTGAACTCAAAAGACAAAAGAGGAAACAATCTAACAGGGAGTCAGCTAGGAGGTCGAGATTACGGAAGCAG TTGGAATACTAG